A window from Zingiber officinale cultivar Zhangliang chromosome 7A, Zo_v1.1, whole genome shotgun sequence encodes these proteins:
- the LOC122002398 gene encoding transcription elongation factor 1 homolog: MGKRKSKAKPPPKKRMDKLDTVFCCPFCNHGSSVECRIDMKNSIGEASCRICLESFSTTVTALTEPIDIYSEWIDECERVNTVEDDDA; this comes from the exons ATGGGAAAGAGAAAGTCAAAAGCGAAGCCACCTCCAAAGAAGAGAATGGACAAGCTTGACACTGTTTTCTGTTGCCCATTCTGCAACCATGGCAGTAGTGTTGAATGTCGCAT TGACATGAAGAACTCGATTGGTGAAGCTTCATGCAGGATATGTCTTGAAAGTTTCAGCACTACTGTCACTG caCTCACTGAGCCTATAGATAT ATATAGTGAATGGATAGATGAGTGCGAAAGGGTAAACACCGTTGAAGACGACGATGCTTAA